One part of the Arabidopsis thaliana chromosome 1 sequence genome encodes these proteins:
- a CDS encoding 2-oxoglutarate (2OG) and Fe(II)-dependent oxygenase superfamily protein (2-oxoglutarate (2OG) and Fe(II)-dependent oxygenase superfamily protein; CONTAINS InterPro DOMAIN/s: Oxoglutarate/iron-dependent oxygenase (InterPro:IPR005123); BEST Arabidopsis thaliana protein match is: ACC oxidase 2 (TAIR:AT1G62380.1); Has 8581 Blast hits to 8541 proteins in 996 species: Archae - 0; Bacteria - 1106; Metazoa - 118; Fungi - 1011; Plants - 4940; Viruses - 0; Other Eukaryotes - 1406 (source: NCBI BLink).) — protein sequence MAIPVIDFSKLNGEEREKTLSEIARACEEWGFFQLVNHGIPLELLNKVKKLSSDCYKTEREEAFKTSNPVKLLNELVQKNSGEKLENVDWEDVFTLLDHNQNEWPSNIKETMGEYREEVRKLASKMMEVMDENLGLPKGYIKKAFNEGMEDGEETAFFGTKVSHYPPCPHPELVNGLRAHTDAGGVVLLFQDDEYDGLQVLKDGEWIDVQPLPNAIVINTGDQIEVLSNGRYKSAWHRVLAREEGNRRSIASFYNPSYKAAIGPAAVAEEEGSEKKYPKFVFGDYMDVYANQKFMPKEPRFLAVKSL from the exons ATGGCGATTCCTGTTATCGATTTCTCCAAACTCAAtggtgaagaaagagagaagacacTGTCTGAAATCGCTAGAGCTTGCGAAGAGTGGGGATTTTTTCAG CTGGTGAACCATGGTATTCCATTGGAGCTTCTAAATAAGGTGAAGAAGCTGAGCTCAGATTGctacaaaacagagagagaagaagcattcAAGACTTCTAATCCCGTGAAGTTGCTCAACGAATTGGTTCAAAAGAACTCTGGCGAGAAGCTAGAAAACGTGGACTGGGAAGATGTCTTCACTCTCTTGGACCATAACCAAAACGAATGGCCATCCAACATTAA AGAGACTATGGGAGAATACAGAGAAGAAGTGAGGAAGCTAGCGAGCAAGATGATGGAAGTGATGGATGAGAATTTGGGTTTGCCTAAAGGTTACATAAAGAAAGCTTTCAATGAAGGAatggaagatggagaagagacAGCTTTCTTTGGGACTAAAGTCAGCCATTACCCTCCTTGTCCTCATCCTGAGCTAGTCAATGGCCTTCGAGCTCATACTGATGCAGGAGGTGTCGTTTTGCTTTTCCAAGACGATGAATATGATGGCCTTCAGGTCTTGAAAGACGGCGAGTGGATCGATGTTCAGCCTCTACCTAATGCCATTGTTATCAACACTGGTGATCAGATTGAAGTTCTTAGCAACGGAAG GTACAAGAGTGCGTGGCACAGGGTGTTGGCGAGGGAGGAAGGAAACAGAAGGTCTATAGCTTCCTTCTACAATCCGTCGTACAAGGCGGCGATAGGGCCAGCCGCGGTGGCGGAAGAGGAAGGAAGTGAGAAGAAGTATCCAAAGTTTGTGTTTGGAGATTACATGGATGTTTATGCAAACCAGAAGTTCATGCCTAAAGAGCCTCGTTTTCTAGCTGTAAAGTCTCTCTAA
- a CDS encoding Pentatricopeptide repeat (PPR) superfamily protein (Pentatricopeptide repeat (PPR) superfamily protein; CONTAINS InterPro DOMAIN/s: Pentatricopeptide repeat (InterPro:IPR002885); BEST Arabidopsis thaliana protein match is: Pentatricopeptide repeat (PPR) superfamily protein (TAIR:AT5G65560.1); Has 44266 Blast hits to 12730 proteins in 287 species: Archae - 5; Bacteria - 39; Metazoa - 433; Fungi - 553; Plants - 42031; Viruses - 0; Other Eukaryotes - 1205 (source: NCBI BLink).), translating to MPITLNCLRTKLAEQSISKISYPFYTPSHVSSLFSLNLDPQTALSFSDWISRIPNFKHNVTSYASLVTLLCSQEIPYEVPKITILMIKSCNSVRDALFVVDFCRTMRKGDSFEIKYKLTPKCYNNLLSSLARFGLVEEMKRLYTEMLEDLVSPDIYTFNTLVNGYCKLGYVVEAKQYVTWLIQAGCDPDYFTYTSFITGHCRRKEVDAAFKVFKEMTQNGCHRNEVSYTQLIYGLFEAKKIDEALSLLVKMKDDNCCPNVRTYTVLIDALCGSGQKSEAMNLFKQMSESGIKPDDCMYTVLIQSFCSGDTLDEASGLLEHMLENGLMPNVITYNALIKGFCKKNVHKAMGLLSKMLEQNLVPDLITYNTLIAGQCSSGNLDSAYRLLSLMEESGLVPNQRTV from the coding sequence ATGCCGATTACTCTCAATTGTCTCCGAACCAAATTGGCAGAACAATCCATCTCTAAAATCTCTTACCCCTTCTATACACCTTCTCAtgtctcttctctgttttcactCAATCTTGATCCTCAGACAGCTCTCAGTTTCTCGGATTGGATCTCTCGGATACCAAACTTCAAGCACAACGTTACTTCATACGCGTCTTTGGTTACTCTTCTCTGCAGCCAGGAAATACCTTATGAGGTGCCTAAGATCACGATCTTAATGATAAAGAGCTGCAATTCAGTGCGAGACgctttgtttgttgttgatttctgTAGGACAATGCGTAAAGGTGATAGCTTCGAGATTAAATATAAACTTACTCCTAAATGCTACAATAATCTGTTGAGTTCATTAGCTAGATTTGGATTAGTCGAAGAAATGAAGAGACTTTATACTGAAATGTTGGAGGATTTGGTTTCTCCAGACATATACACGTTTAACACATTGGTTAATGGGTATTGTAAGCTTGGATATGTAGTAGAAGCAAAGCAGTATGTGACTTGGCTTATTCAAGCTGGATGTGATCCTGATTATTTCACATATACTTCTTTTATTACCGGACATTGTCGAAGAAAAGAAGTCGATGCGgcttttaaggtttttaagGAGATGACTCAGAACGGTTGCCATAGAAATGAGGTTTCTTACACTCAGCTTATATATGGTCTATTTGAAGCAAAGAAGATCGATGAAGCTTTGAGCTTATTGGTGAAAATGAAAGATGACAATTGTTGTCCTAATGTTCGAACATACACAGTGCTTATAGATGCTTTGTGTGGATCAGGACAGAAGTCAGAAGCTATGAATTTGTTTAAGCAGATGTcagagagtggcattaagcCTGATGATTGTATGTATACTGTGCTTATTCAGAGTTTTTGTAGTGGAGATACACTTGATGAAGCAAGTGGATTGCTAGAACATATGTTGGAGAATGGGTTGATGCCAAATGTTATTACATACAATGCATTGATCAAAGGTTTTTGTAAGAAGAATGTGCACAAAGCAATGGGACTGCTTAGTAAGATGCTAGAGCAGAATTTGGTTCCAGACTTGATAACTTATAATACATTGATCGCTGGACAGTGTAGCTCTGGTAATTTAGATAGTGCATATAGATTGCTTAGTTTGATGGAAGAAAGTGGATTGGTTCCAAACCAGCGTACAGTATGA
- a CDS encoding keratinocyte-associated-like protein (unknown protein; FUNCTIONS IN: molecular_function unknown; INVOLVED IN: biological_process unknown; LOCATED IN: endomembrane system; EXPRESSED IN: 23 plant structures; EXPRESSED DURING: 13 growth stages; CONTAINS InterPro DOMAIN/s: Protein of unknown function KRTCAP2 (InterPro:IPR018614); Has 141 Blast hits to 141 proteins in 57 species: Archae - 0; Bacteria - 0; Metazoa - 96; Fungi - 0; Plants - 33; Viruses - 0; Other Eukaryotes - 12 (source: NCBI BLink).) has protein sequence MAGAVGTSMLGSLIVFTVILSLQEIYRGKLASSELFTILGGFTSSLLFLFSLTFIGNFQESSGIKSGWGAVILAEIIALIAAGTVHRVCITTCFLFSAGLLYEVNKISGYMLSKTESKSKRH, from the exons ATGGCAGGAGCTGTTGGAACATCAATGTTAGGGTCTCTTATTGTGTTTACAGTGATCCTCTCGCTTCAGGAAATTTACAGAGGAAAATTAGCTTCTTCAGAGCTGTTCACGATCCTTGGTGGATTCACAAGCTCTctcctctttttgttttctctcacT TTCATTGGAAATTTTCAGGAATCTTCTGGCATCAAGAGTGGTTGGGGTGCAG TCATTCTTGCAGAAATCATAGCTCTTATCGCTGCTGGCACGGTTCATCGGGTTTGTATCACAACCTG TTTCCTGTTCTCTGCTGGGCTATTGTACGAGGTGAACAAGATCTCTGGATACATGCTATCCAAAACCGAGTCAAAGTCTAAGAGACACTGA
- the APPR6 gene encoding Tetratricopeptide repeat (TPR)-like superfamily protein, with the protein MTIRIINRQSRFCCKSFLSARLYSSSEQVRDVADVAKNISKVLMSSPQLVLDSALDQSGLRVSQEVVEDVLNRFRNAGLLTYRFFQWSEKQRHYEHSVRAYHMMIESTAKIRQYKLMWDLINAMRKKKMLNVETFCIVMRKYARAQKVDEAIYAFNVMEKYDLPPNLVAFNGLLSALCKSKNVRKAQEVFENMRDRFTPDSKTYSILLEGWGKEPNLPKAREVFREMIDAGCHPDIVTYSIMVDILCKAGRVDEALGIVRSMDPSICKPTTFIYSVLVHTYGTENRLEEAVDTFLEMERSGMKADVAVFNSLIGAFCKANRMKNVYRVLKEMKSKGVTPNSKSCNIILRHLIERGEKDEAFDVFRKMIKVCEPDADTYTMVIKMFCEKKEMETADKVWKYMRKKGVFPSMHTFSVLINGLCEERTTQKACVLLEEMIEMGIRPSGVTFGRLRQLLIKEEREDVLKFLNEKMNVLVNEPLCD; encoded by the coding sequence ATGACGATCAGAATTATCAATCGTCAATCCAGATTCTGCTGTAAGAGTTTTCTGTCTGCGAGGCTGTATAGTTCAAGCGAACAAGTGAGAGATGTTGCGGATGTGGCGAAGAACATATCTAAAGTATTGATGTCTTCTCCGCAATTGGTGCTTGACTCGGCTTTAGATCAAAGTGGGTTAAGGGTTTCACAAGAAGTTGTAGAAGATGTTTTAAATAGATTCAGGAATGCTGGTTTGTTGACATACAGGTTCTTCCAATGGTCTGAGAAGCAACGGCATTACGAGCATAGTGTTCGTGCGTACCACATGATGATTGAGTCTACGGCGAAGATAAGGCAGTACAAGCTCATGTGGGATCTTATCAATGcaatgaggaagaagaagatgctaaATGTAGAGACTTTTTGTATCGTGATGAGGAAGTATGCGAGGGCGCAGAAAGTGGATGAGGCGATTTACGCGTTTAATGTGATGGAGAAGTATGATTTGCCGCCGAATCTTGTGGCGTTCAACGGGTTGTTGAGTGCGTTGTGTAAATCCAAGAATGTGAGGAAAGCACAGGAAGTTTTCGAAAATATGAGGGATCGCTTTACGCCTGACTCCAAAACGTATAGCATATTGCTTGAGGGATGGGGGAAAGAACCCAACTTGCCCAAGGCAAGAGAGGTCTTCCGGGAAATGATTGATGCGGGTTGTCATCCGGATATAGTGACGTATAGTATAATGGTTGACATACTTTGTAAAGCTGGAAGAGTTGATGAAGCTCTTGGCATTGTGAGGAGCATGGATCCAAGCATTTGCAAGCCGACCACTTTTATCTATAGTGTGCTTGTACATACTTATGGAACTGAGAACCGGCTTGAAGAGGCGGTTGATACTTTCCTCGAGATGGAAAGAAGTGGAATGAAAGCCGATGTAGCAGTTTTCAATTCATTGATCGGTGCATTTTGCAAAGCAAATAGGATGAAGAATGTGTATAgggttttgaaagaaatgaaGAGTAAAGGTGTGACGCCTAACTCCAAGTCATGTAACATCATTCTACGCCATCTAATAGAACGAGGGGAGAAAGACGAAGCTTTTGATGTCTTTAGGAAGATGATTAAAGTGTGTGAACCAGATGCAGACACTTACACGATGGTGATCAAGATGTTttgtgaaaagaaagagatggagaCAGCGGATAAAGTGTGGAAATACATGAGGAAGAAAGGGGTGTTCCCTAGTATGCATACATTCTCGGTTCTTATTAATGGGTTGTGCGAGGAGCGTACCACTCAGAAAGCTTGTGTTTTGTTAGAGGAGATGATCGAGATGGGGATTCGACCATCGGGTGTAACGTTTGGTAGATTAAGACAGCTGCTtatcaaagaagagagagaagatgtGCTCAAGTTCCTTAATGAGAAGATGAACGTTTTGGTCAATGAGCCGTTGTGTGATTGA
- the APPR6 gene encoding Tetratricopeptide repeat (TPR)-like superfamily protein (Tetratricopeptide repeat (TPR)-like superfamily protein; CONTAINS InterPro DOMAIN/s: Pentatricopeptide repeat (InterPro:IPR002885); BEST Arabidopsis thaliana protein match is: Tetratricopeptide repeat (TPR)-like superfamily protein (TAIR:AT1G71060.1); Has 41021 Blast hits to 13124 proteins in 297 species: Archae - 2; Bacteria - 34; Metazoa - 347; Fungi - 738; Plants - 38768; Viruses - 0; Other Eukaryotes - 1132 (source: NCBI BLink).) yields the protein MKRFRIRSVDFRQLVNFFSFMRWECSSSATVWVRFNMTIRIINRQSRFCCKSFLSARLYSSSEQVRDVADVAKNISKVLMSSPQLVLDSALDQSGLRVSQEVVEDVLNRFRNAGLLTYRFFQWSEKQRHYEHSVRAYHMMIESTAKIRQYKLMWDLINAMRKKKMLNVETFCIVMRKYARAQKVDEAIYAFNVMEKYDLPPNLVAFNGLLSALCKSKNVRKAQEVFENMRDRFTPDSKTYSILLEGWGKEPNLPKAREVFREMIDAGCHPDIVTYSIMVDILCKAGRVDEALGIVRSMDPSICKPTTFIYSVLVHTYGTENRLEEAVDTFLEMERSGMKADVAVFNSLIGAFCKANRMKNVYRVLKEMKSKGVTPNSKSCNIILRHLIERGEKDEAFDVFRKMIKVCEPDADTYTMVIKMFCEKKEMETADKVWKYMRKKGVFPSMHTFSVLINGLCEERTTQKACVLLEEMIEMGIRPSGVTFGRLRQLLIKEEREDVLKFLNEKMNVLVNEPLCD from the coding sequence ATGAAGCGTTTTAGGATTAGATCAGTTGATTTTCGTCAGctggttaattttttttcttttatgcgATGGGAATGTAGTTCTTCTGCTACGGTCTGGGTTAGATTCAACATGACGATCAGAATTATCAATCGTCAATCCAGATTCTGCTGTAAGAGTTTTCTGTCTGCGAGGCTGTATAGTTCAAGCGAACAAGTGAGAGATGTTGCGGATGTGGCGAAGAACATATCTAAAGTATTGATGTCTTCTCCGCAATTGGTGCTTGACTCGGCTTTAGATCAAAGTGGGTTAAGGGTTTCACAAGAAGTTGTAGAAGATGTTTTAAATAGATTCAGGAATGCTGGTTTGTTGACATACAGGTTCTTCCAATGGTCTGAGAAGCAACGGCATTACGAGCATAGTGTTCGTGCGTACCACATGATGATTGAGTCTACGGCGAAGATAAGGCAGTACAAGCTCATGTGGGATCTTATCAATGcaatgaggaagaagaagatgctaaATGTAGAGACTTTTTGTATCGTGATGAGGAAGTATGCGAGGGCGCAGAAAGTGGATGAGGCGATTTACGCGTTTAATGTGATGGAGAAGTATGATTTGCCGCCGAATCTTGTGGCGTTCAACGGGTTGTTGAGTGCGTTGTGTAAATCCAAGAATGTGAGGAAAGCACAGGAAGTTTTCGAAAATATGAGGGATCGCTTTACGCCTGACTCCAAAACGTATAGCATATTGCTTGAGGGATGGGGGAAAGAACCCAACTTGCCCAAGGCAAGAGAGGTCTTCCGGGAAATGATTGATGCGGGTTGTCATCCGGATATAGTGACGTATAGTATAATGGTTGACATACTTTGTAAAGCTGGAAGAGTTGATGAAGCTCTTGGCATTGTGAGGAGCATGGATCCAAGCATTTGCAAGCCGACCACTTTTATCTATAGTGTGCTTGTACATACTTATGGAACTGAGAACCGGCTTGAAGAGGCGGTTGATACTTTCCTCGAGATGGAAAGAAGTGGAATGAAAGCCGATGTAGCAGTTTTCAATTCATTGATCGGTGCATTTTGCAAAGCAAATAGGATGAAGAATGTGTATAgggttttgaaagaaatgaaGAGTAAAGGTGTGACGCCTAACTCCAAGTCATGTAACATCATTCTACGCCATCTAATAGAACGAGGGGAGAAAGACGAAGCTTTTGATGTCTTTAGGAAGATGATTAAAGTGTGTGAACCAGATGCAGACACTTACACGATGGTGATCAAGATGTTttgtgaaaagaaagagatggagaCAGCGGATAAAGTGTGGAAATACATGAGGAAGAAAGGGGTGTTCCCTAGTATGCATACATTCTCGGTTCTTATTAATGGGTTGTGCGAGGAGCGTACCACTCAGAAAGCTTGTGTTTTGTTAGAGGAGATGATCGAGATGGGGATTCGACCATCGGGTGTAACGTTTGGTAGATTAAGACAGCTGCTtatcaaagaagagagagaagatgtGCTCAAGTTCCTTAATGAGAAGATGAACGTTTTGGTCAATGAGCCGTTGTGTGATTGA
- a CDS encoding Glutaredoxin family protein (Glutaredoxin family protein; FUNCTIONS IN: electron carrier activity, arsenate reductase (glutaredoxin) activity, protein disulfide oxidoreductase activity; INVOLVED IN: cell redox homeostasis; LOCATED IN: endomembrane system; EXPRESSED IN: 22 plant structures; EXPRESSED DURING: 13 growth stages; CONTAINS InterPro DOMAIN/s: Thioredoxin fold (InterPro:IPR012335), Glutaredoxin (InterPro:IPR002109), Glutaredoxin, eukaryotic/virial (InterPro:IPR011899), Glutaredoxin subgroup (InterPro:IPR014025), Thioredoxin-like fold (InterPro:IPR012336); BEST Arabidopsis thaliana protein match is: Glutaredoxin family protein (TAIR:AT5G20500.1); Has 6011 Blast hits to 6006 proteins in 1282 species: Archae - 24; Bacteria - 3163; Metazoa - 423; Fungi - 346; Plants - 622; Viruses - 111; Other Eukaryotes - 1322 (source: NCBI BLink).), with product MVDQSPRRVVVAALLLFVVLCDLSNSAGAANSVSAFVQNAILSNKIVIFSKSYCPYCLRSKRIFSQLKEEPFVVELDQREDGDQIQYELLEFVGRRTVPQVFVNGKHIGGSDDLGAALESGQLQKLLAAS from the exons ATGGTTGACCAGAGTCCTCGCCGTGTTGTCGTGGCGGCGCTCCTATTGTTTGTGGTTCTGTGCGATCTTTCGAATTCTGCGGGAGCTGCGAATTCTGTGTCAGCTTTCGTTCAGAACGCCATCTTGTCCAACAAGATTGTCATCTTCTCCAAATCCTACTGCCC GTATTGTTTGCGGTCGAAACGTATATTCAGCCAACTTAAGGAAGAGCCATTTGTTGTGGAGCTTGATCAGAGAG aggACGGAGATCAAATCCAGTATGAGCTTTTAGAATTCGTTGGTCGTCGTACTGTCCCGCAAGTTTTTGTTAACGGCAAGCATATTGGTGGATCAGATG ATCTTGGAGCTGCTTTGGAGAGTGGTCAGTTGCAAAAGCTTCTTGCTGCAAGTTGA
- a CDS encoding Glutaredoxin family protein: MVDQSPRRVVVAALLLFVVLCDLSNSAGAANSVSAFVQNAILSNKIVIFSKSYCPYCLRSKRIFSQLKEEPFVVELDQRGITFFLTQLFMRIELFLKTSERFVFAEDGDQIQYELLEFVGRRTVPQVFVNGKHIGGSDDLGAALESGQLQKLLAAS; this comes from the exons ATGGTTGACCAGAGTCCTCGCCGTGTTGTCGTGGCGGCGCTCCTATTGTTTGTGGTTCTGTGCGATCTTTCGAATTCTGCGGGAGCTGCGAATTCTGTGTCAGCTTTCGTTCAGAACGCCATCTTGTCCAACAAGATTGTCATCTTCTCCAAATCCTACTGCCC GTATTGTTTGCGGTCGAAACGTATATTCAGCCAACTTAAGGAAGAGCCATTTGTTGTGGAGCTTGATCAGAGAGGTATCACTTTCTTTCTCACCCAACTGTTTATGAGAATTGAACTGTTTCTTAAAACTTCtgagagatttgtttttgcagaggACGGAGATCAAATCCAGTATGAGCTTTTAGAATTCGTTGGTCGTCGTACTGTCCCGCAAGTTTTTGTTAACGGCAAGCATATTGGTGGATCAGATG ATCTTGGAGCTGCTTTGGAGAGTGGTCAGTTGCAAAAGCTTCTTGCTGCAAGTTGA
- the AAP3 gene encoding amino acid permease 3 (amino acid permease 3 (AAP3); CONTAINS InterPro DOMAIN/s: Amino acid transporter, transmembrane (InterPro:IPR013057); BEST Arabidopsis thaliana protein match is: amino acid permease 2 (TAIR:AT5G09220.1); Has 2346 Blast hits to 2332 proteins in 227 species: Archae - 0; Bacteria - 15; Metazoa - 394; Fungi - 322; Plants - 1373; Viruses - 0; Other Eukaryotes - 242 (source: NCBI BLink).) yields the protein MVQNHQTVLAVDMPQTGGSKYLDDDGKNKRTGSVWTASAHIITAVIGSGVLSLAWATAQLGWLAGPVVMLLFSAVTYFTSSLLAACYRSGDPISGKRNYTYMDAVRSNLGGVKVTLCGIVQYLNIFGVAIGYTIASAISMMAIKRSNCFHKSGGKDPCHMNSNPYMIAFGLVQILFSQIPDFDQLWWLSILAAVMSFTYSSAGLALGIAQVVVNGKVKGSLTGISIGAVTETQKIWRTFQALGDIAFAYSYSIILIEIQDTVKSPPSEEKTMKKATLVSVSVTTMFYMLCGCMGYAAFGDLSPGNLLTGFGFYNPYWLLDIANAAIVIHLIGAYQVYCQPLFAFIEKQASIQFPDSEFIAKDIKIPIPGFKPLRLNVFRLIWRTVFVIITTVISMLLPFFNDVVGLLGALGFWPLTVYFPVEMYIAQKKIPRWSTRWVCLQVFSLGCLVVSIAAAAGSIAGVLLDLKSYKPFRSEY from the exons atggTTCAAAACCACCAAACAGTTCTCGCCGTCGATATGCCACAAACCGGCGGCTCCAAGTACTTGGACGACGAcgggaaaaacaaaagaactg ggAGTGTTTGGACGGCGAGTGCACACATAATAACGGCAGTGATAGGTTCGGGAGTTTTGTCACTAGCGTGGGCTACGGCGCAGCTAGGTTGGCTCGCCGGACCGGTGGTGATGTTGCTCTTCTCTGCCGTCACTTatttcacttcttctcttcttgctgCTTGTTACCGCTCCGGCGACCCTATCTCCGGCAAGAGGAACTACACTTATATGGATGCTGTCCGATCAAATCTCG GTGGCGTGAAGGTGACGCTATGTGGGATTGTTCAGTATCTTAATATCTTTGGTGTTGCTATTGGCTACACAATTGCTTCAGCTATAAGCATGAT GGCAATAAAGAGATCAAACTGTTTCCACAAGAGTGGAGGGAAAGATCCATGTCACATGAACAGTAATCCTTACATGATAGCTTTTGGATTAGTCCAGATTCTATTCTCTCAGATTCCAGATTTTGATCAACTTTGGTGGCTCTCAATCCTCGCCGCCGTTATGTCCTTCACTTATTCCTCAGCCGGTCTCGCCCTCGGCATAGCCCAAGTTGTCG TTAATGGGAAGGTGAAGGGAAGTCTCACTGGGATTAGCATAGGAGCAGTAACAGAGACACAGAAGATATGGAGGACCTTTCAAGCTCTTGGAGACATTGCTTTTGCTTACTCTTACTCCATTATCCTCATCGAGATTCAG GACACAGTGAAGTCACCACCATCAGaagagaagacgatgaagaaggcAACACTTGTGAGCGTCAGTGTAACGACTATGTTCTATATGTTGTGTGGATGTATGGGATATGCAGCCTTTGGAGACTTGTCTCCGGGAAATCTCTTAACCGGTTTCGGGTTTTATAATCCTTATTGGCTTCTTGACATTGCAAATGCAGCCATTGTGATTCACCTTATTGGTGCATACCAAGTCTATTGCCAACCTCTGTTTGCTTTCATCGAGAAGCAAGCTTCCATTCAATTCCCTGATAGTGAGTTCATTGcaaaagatatcaaaattCCAATTCCTGGTTTCAAGCCTCTCCGCTTGAATGTCTTCAG GTTGATATGGAGGACAGTGTTTGTGATCATAACGACAGTTATCTCAATGCTTCTTCCGTTTTTCAACGACGTTGTGGGTCTGCTCGGGGCACTAGGGTTTTGGCCATTGACGGTGTATTTTCCAGTGGAAATGTACATCGCGCAGAAGAAGATACCTAGATGGAGCACCAGATGGGTTTGCCTTCAAGTCTTCAGCTTAGGGTGTCTAGTAGTTAGCATTGCTGCAGCTGCAGGGTCCATAGCTGGAGTACTTCTTGATCTAAAGTCCTACAAGCCATTTCGAAGCGAATACTGA